In Zobellia roscoffensis, the following are encoded in one genomic region:
- the tgt gene encoding tRNA guanosine(34) transglycosylase Tgt: MKFTLHHTDPQSKARAGTMVTDHGAIETPIFMPVGTVGSVKSVHQRELKEEINPDIILGNTYHLFLRPKTDILKKAGGLHKFMGWDRNILTDSGGYQVYSLSGNRKIKEEGVKFKSHIDGSTHLFTPENVMEIQRVIGADIIMAFDECTPYPCDYRYAERSMHMTHRWLERCIAHLKKTPFEYDYAQTFFPIVQGSTYTDLRKRSAEYIAGVGAEGNAIGGLSVGEPAEEMYAMTEVVCEILPEDKPRYLMGVGTPINILENIALGIDMFDCVMPTRNARNGMLFTAHGTINIKNKKWEDDFSPIDEMGLTFVDTEYSKAYLRHLFVAKEYLGKQIATIHNLGFYLWLTREARKHILAGDFTEWKNRMVKQMDKRL; the protein is encoded by the coding sequence TTGAAATTTACCTTACATCATACAGACCCCCAAAGTAAAGCTCGTGCAGGAACCATGGTTACTGATCACGGAGCAATTGAAACCCCTATATTCATGCCGGTTGGCACTGTTGGTTCCGTAAAAAGTGTACACCAACGTGAATTGAAAGAGGAAATAAACCCAGATATCATATTAGGGAATACCTATCACCTTTTTCTACGGCCTAAAACCGACATTCTAAAGAAAGCGGGTGGGCTCCATAAATTTATGGGATGGGATAGAAATATCTTGACCGATAGTGGGGGATACCAAGTATACTCACTTTCGGGAAACCGAAAAATTAAGGAGGAAGGAGTAAAATTCAAGTCGCATATAGACGGCTCAACCCATCTATTTACACCCGAAAATGTAATGGAAATTCAGCGTGTGATCGGGGCGGATATTATAATGGCATTTGATGAATGTACACCTTACCCTTGCGATTATCGCTATGCGGAACGGTCTATGCATATGACGCATAGGTGGTTGGAGCGTTGTATTGCGCATCTTAAAAAGACGCCTTTTGAATATGATTACGCACAGACTTTTTTCCCAATAGTACAAGGTTCTACGTATACGGACTTGAGAAAACGATCAGCAGAATATATTGCAGGCGTAGGTGCTGAAGGCAATGCTATTGGTGGTCTTTCCGTTGGTGAACCGGCAGAGGAAATGTATGCCATGACCGAAGTGGTTTGCGAGATTCTGCCAGAGGACAAGCCTAGATATTTAATGGGTGTGGGTACGCCAATTAATATTCTAGAGAATATTGCTTTAGGTATTGATATGTTTGATTGTGTGATGCCTACCCGAAATGCTAGAAACGGAATGTTGTTTACCGCACATGGTACCATCAACATAAAGAACAAAAAATGGGAGGATGATTTTTCTCCTATAGATGAAATGGGATTGACTTTTGTAGATACTGAATATTCAAAGGCGTACTTAAGGCATTTGTTCGTTGCCAAGGAATATTTGGGCAAGCAGATAGCTACCATTCATAACCTTGGGTTTTATCTTTGGTTGACACGTGAAGCGCGAAAGCATATTTTAGCAGGGGATTTTACCGAATGGAAGAATCGTATGGTGAAACAAATGGATAAACGATTGTAG
- a CDS encoding transketolase codes for MKTTKNEHLQMAKLDELQDIVVQTRRDILRMVHKVNSGHPGGSLGCTEFLVALYNEVMDLKEGFDMDGKDEDLFFLSNGHISPVFYSVLARKGYFPVEELNTFRLLDSRLQGHPTTHEGLPGVRVASGSLGQGMSVAIGAAAAKKLNGDDKLVYSLHGDGELQEGQNWEAIMYAAGNKVDNLISTIDRNGQQIDGPTEEVLPLGNLKEKFEVFGWDVLEVAEGNNLEAVINGLKEAKSRTGKGKPVCIILDTMMGNGVDFMMHTHAWHGKAPSDEQLENALGQNPETLGDY; via the coding sequence TTGAAAACTACTAAAAACGAACATTTACAAATGGCAAAATTAGACGAACTACAAGATATCGTAGTACAGACCCGAAGGGATATTCTACGTATGGTACATAAAGTAAATTCAGGTCACCCAGGAGGTTCTTTGGGCTGTACTGAATTTTTGGTCGCACTTTATAATGAAGTAATGGACCTTAAAGAAGGATTTGATATGGACGGTAAGGACGAAGACCTTTTCTTCCTTTCCAACGGTCACATATCCCCTGTATTTTACAGCGTTTTAGCTAGAAAAGGATATTTTCCTGTTGAGGAACTAAACACATTCCGTTTATTGGACTCACGTTTACAGGGGCACCCAACTACACATGAAGGCCTTCCGGGGGTTCGTGTAGCTTCGGGCTCATTGGGTCAAGGTATGTCTGTTGCCATTGGTGCTGCAGCAGCAAAAAAGTTGAACGGCGATGACAAATTGGTTTATAGCCTACATGGCGATGGAGAATTACAAGAAGGTCAAAACTGGGAAGCAATTATGTATGCCGCCGGAAACAAAGTAGACAATCTAATTTCTACAATTGACCGAAACGGACAACAAATTGACGGACCAACAGAAGAGGTACTTCCACTAGGAAACCTAAAAGAAAAGTTTGAAGTTTTTGGATGGGATGTTCTTGAAGTTGCGGAAGGAAACAATCTTGAAGCCGTTATAAACGGGCTTAAAGAAGCAAAGAGCAGAACCGGAAAAGGAAAACCGGTCTGTATCATCCTTGATACAATGATGGGTAACGGTGTAGATTTTATGATGCACACGCACGCATGGCACGGTAAAGCGCCAAGCGATGAGCAGTTGGAAAACGCACTAGGACAGAATCCTGAAACCTTAGGAGACTATTAA
- a CDS encoding transketolase family protein, protein MTKYIDQGKNDTRSGYGEAMTELGRTNPNVVALCADLVGSLKIQPFIDENPERFFQIGIAEANMMGIAAGMTIGGKIPFASTFANFATGRVYDQIRQSIAYSNKNVKICASHAGVTLGEDGATHQILEDIGMMKMLPGMTVINPCDFNQTKAATLAIAEYDGPVYLRFGRPKVANFTPVDQKFEIGKAVMLSEGTDVTIVATGHLVWEALIAAEKLEEQGISAEVINIHTIKPFDEEAVLKSVKKTGCVVSAEEHNYLGGLGETIARTLTVQHPAPQEFVATQDTFGESGTPDQLMEKYGLNNKAIEKAVLRVLKRK, encoded by the coding sequence ATGACAAAATATATAGATCAAGGAAAAAATGATACTAGAAGTGGCTACGGAGAGGCCATGACCGAGCTAGGAAGAACCAACCCTAATGTTGTAGCTCTTTGTGCCGATTTGGTAGGATCACTAAAAATTCAGCCTTTTATTGATGAGAACCCAGAGCGTTTCTTTCAAATAGGTATTGCAGAAGCAAACATGATGGGTATTGCCGCGGGTATGACCATTGGTGGGAAAATTCCCTTTGCAAGTACGTTCGCCAACTTTGCCACAGGTAGAGTTTACGATCAGATCCGCCAGTCCATTGCTTACTCTAACAAAAACGTAAAAATATGTGCTTCGCACGCCGGTGTTACTTTAGGTGAAGATGGTGCTACCCACCAGATTCTAGAAGATATTGGTATGATGAAAATGCTTCCGGGCATGACTGTCATCAACCCTTGTGATTTTAACCAAACAAAAGCTGCTACTTTAGCAATAGCTGAATATGACGGTCCTGTATACTTGCGTTTTGGAAGACCAAAAGTAGCCAACTTTACCCCAGTTGACCAAAAGTTCGAAATTGGTAAAGCTGTTATGCTTAGCGAGGGTACGGACGTTACTATTGTTGCTACCGGCCATTTGGTTTGGGAAGCTTTAATTGCCGCCGAAAAACTAGAAGAACAAGGTATCTCCGCAGAGGTAATCAACATACACACTATCAAACCTTTTGATGAGGAAGCGGTGTTAAAATCAGTTAAAAAAACAGGCTGTGTTGTATCTGCCGAAGAACATAATTACTTAGGTGGCCTTGGTGAGACTATTGCTAGAACCCTTACAGTTCAGCATCCTGCGCCGCAAGAGTTTGTTGCAACACAAGATACTTTTGGTGAAAGCGGTACCCCAGACCAGTTAATGGAGAAATACGGACTAAACAATAAAGCTATTGAGAAGGCCGTTTTAAGGGTATTGAAAAGGAAATAA
- a CDS encoding porin family protein: protein MKKTLLTAVFALVSIAAFSQKDLVEIGVKAGLNYSANGDYFESIGDAARDPDRNMGYHLGLFGKVDLNRLYLRPELVYTKTKSDYNGDKFDISKLDLPLLVGIKVIGPLHVFAGPSFQYILDTEFDGISIDDIENDFSVGANIGAGVDLGKLGIDIRYERGFNSNEATFINTNITNLGPSRVDARPDQLIVSLSLTL, encoded by the coding sequence ATGAAAAAAACACTCCTTACAGCAGTTTTTGCTTTGGTAAGCATTGCTGCATTTTCACAAAAAGATTTGGTAGAAATTGGTGTAAAAGCTGGTTTAAACTACAGCGCTAACGGAGATTATTTTGAGTCAATCGGTGATGCGGCAAGAGATCCTGACCGAAACATGGGTTACCACTTGGGACTTTTCGGAAAAGTAGACTTAAACCGCCTTTATCTTAGACCAGAATTGGTCTATACCAAAACCAAATCTGATTATAACGGTGATAAATTTGACATTAGTAAGTTAGATTTACCCCTATTAGTTGGTATTAAAGTTATTGGTCCGTTGCATGTTTTTGCAGGACCTTCGTTCCAATATATTCTTGATACCGAATTTGATGGTATCTCTATAGACGATATTGAAAACGATTTTAGCGTTGGAGCCAATATAGGTGCTGGAGTTGATTTAGGTAAATTAGGTATTGACATTAGATACGAACGAGGCTTTAACAGCAACGAAGCTACCTTTATCAATACGAACATTACCAACTTAGGACCAAGTCGTGTAGATGCTCGGCCAGATCAGTTGATCGTTAGTTTGTCTTTGACGTTATAA
- a CDS encoding FKBP-type peptidyl-prolyl cis-trans isomerase encodes MIMNRVVALLALVVVLYSCNNDDGGATIEPAKPLAEILVDDEAEIQEYLKTHYYNYEEFQSPTEDFDYKIDVMEIGEGDTDKIPLIDQMTPIEVDVPSSHYFIDGPETTVTHTLYFLEVREGVGDALSVADSAFVRYSGNLIDGTIFDDGSVDDPVWFDLASLQAPATSTFSGTPARGFSEGASLLKGGAPAVINEDGTYSVDDYGIGMFIFPSGLGYYNLTSGVIPAYTPLIFKLDMLATKQTDHDSDGTPSIEEDTNNDGYLFNDDADEDGTPDYLDSDSN; translated from the coding sequence ATGATAATGAATCGCGTAGTTGCCTTATTGGCATTGGTAGTTGTACTGTACTCTTGTAATAACGATGATGGCGGTGCCACTATTGAACCAGCAAAGCCACTGGCCGAAATTTTGGTGGATGATGAAGCTGAGATTCAGGAATATCTTAAAACGCATTATTACAACTACGAGGAGTTTCAATCACCTACGGAAGATTTTGATTATAAAATTGACGTAATGGAAATAGGTGAGGGGGATACGGATAAAATACCGCTGATTGACCAAATGACTCCTATTGAAGTGGATGTGCCTTCTAGTCATTACTTTATTGATGGTCCAGAAACTACGGTAACCCATACCTTGTATTTTTTAGAAGTAAGAGAAGGTGTAGGTGATGCTTTGAGTGTTGCGGATTCGGCTTTTGTTCGTTATTCAGGTAACCTTATAGACGGGACTATTTTTGATGATGGCAGTGTAGATGATCCAGTGTGGTTTGATTTGGCTAGTTTACAGGCTCCGGCAACTTCCACATTTTCGGGTACACCCGCTAGAGGTTTTTCCGAAGGGGCATCTCTTTTAAAGGGTGGTGCGCCAGCAGTAATCAATGAAGATGGTACGTATTCCGTAGATGATTATGGAATAGGTATGTTCATATTTCCTTCAGGTTTAGGGTATTATAATTTAACAAGTGGGGTAATACCTGCTTATACACCGTTAATATTTAAGTTGGATATGTTGGCTACTAAACAGACAGACCACGATAGTGATGGAACGCCGTCCATTGAAGAAGATACTAATAATGATGGCTATTTGTTTAATGATGATGCTGATGAAGACGGTACCCCAGATTATTTAGATTCGGATTCCAATTAA
- a CDS encoding RNA-binding S4 domain-containing protein, whose product MRIDKYLWSTRYFKTRNIASTACKKGQVKINDQVAKPSREVYPMDKIIVRKEQINLQLTVLDIPKSRVGAKLVNIYRTDTTPKEAFEHNELLKQAKEHYRKKGTGRPTKKDRRDIEDYLDDPDAAPDSFISPE is encoded by the coding sequence ATGCGAATTGATAAGTACTTATGGAGCACCCGCTATTTCAAGACCCGAAACATTGCTTCTACTGCCTGTAAAAAAGGGCAGGTGAAAATTAATGACCAAGTGGCAAAACCATCAAGAGAAGTCTACCCAATGGATAAAATTATAGTCCGTAAGGAGCAAATTAACCTTCAACTTACGGTTTTGGACATACCGAAAAGCCGAGTGGGCGCCAAATTGGTAAATATATATAGAACAGACACCACACCCAAGGAAGCTTTTGAACACAACGAATTACTGAAACAGGCAAAGGAACATTACCGCAAAAAAGGAACAGGAAGACCTACCAAAAAAGACCGCCGGGATATTGAAGATTACCTGGATGATCCAGATGCCGCACCAGATAGTTTTATAAGCCCGGAATAA
- a CDS encoding phosphoribosyltransferase family protein, whose product MENKILTHQQIQHKIERIAYQIYEANVEEKEIIIAGIDGGGLNFAKKLQRVLKKVTEAEITLCKVLMDKENPLESGVTTSIPESEYTDKSIVLVDDVLNSGTTLIYGVHHFLKTPLKQLKTAVLVNRNHKKYPVKADYKGISLSTSLQEHVHVKFQAKNDMVYLD is encoded by the coding sequence ATGGAAAATAAAATACTTACACATCAACAAATTCAACATAAAATTGAACGTATAGCCTATCAGATATATGAGGCGAATGTTGAAGAAAAAGAAATTATTATTGCGGGTATTGATGGCGGTGGACTCAACTTTGCAAAAAAACTACAGCGTGTTCTTAAGAAGGTAACCGAAGCTGAAATCACTCTCTGTAAGGTGCTGATGGATAAAGAAAACCCCTTAGAGAGCGGCGTTACTACTTCAATTCCTGAATCTGAATATACTGATAAGTCAATTGTGCTGGTTGATGATGTCCTTAATTCCGGGACTACCCTAATTTATGGTGTACATCATTTCTTAAAAACACCTCTTAAACAACTTAAGACTGCTGTTCTAGTAAACAGAAACCATAAAAAATACCCGGTAAAAGCCGATTACAAAGGCATATCCCTGTCCACCTCTTTACAGGAACATGTACACGTTAAGTTTCAGGCTAAGAATGATATGGTATATCTAGATTAA
- a CDS encoding shikimate kinase, with amino-acid sequence MKIVLIGYMGSGKSTIGKLLSQKRNLEFIDLDDYIGQAEKMSVSDIFKNKGELYFRKKEYEYLNEVLAQNDNFILSTGGGTPCYGNNMQAMLEKTENTFYLKVSIPQLAKRLLKEKDERPLVRNIPKEELPEFIGKHLFERSYFYNQANKVISCDGKDPQEIVTEMESILI; translated from the coding sequence GTGAAAATAGTATTGATAGGGTATATGGGGAGTGGAAAGAGCACAATTGGTAAGTTGCTATCCCAAAAAAGAAACTTAGAATTCATAGATCTTGATGATTATATAGGACAGGCCGAAAAAATGTCCGTTTCCGATATTTTTAAAAATAAAGGGGAGCTGTATTTTAGAAAGAAAGAATATGAATACTTGAATGAAGTGCTGGCCCAAAACGATAATTTTATATTGTCTACCGGGGGTGGAACCCCTTGCTACGGAAACAATATGCAGGCCATGCTAGAAAAAACAGAGAACACCTTCTACTTAAAAGTATCCATACCTCAATTGGCCAAGCGTCTTTTAAAAGAGAAGGATGAGCGGCCATTAGTTAGAAATATTCCAAAAGAGGAATTACCTGAATTTATTGGTAAGCACCTCTTTGAACGGAGCTATTTTTACAATCAGGCAAACAAGGTGATCAGTTGCGATGGTAAAGATCCGCAGGAAATTGTTACTGAAATGGAGTCTATTTTAATCTAG
- a CDS encoding SCO family protein, producing MKIKIGIGILLVAFSVLIYLVNKKSELPILNPSDFNPDLVDTSLHNEVKGHTVSNFEVLNQNGETITQANYKDKVYVADFFFTRCPSICPVMSNNMEKLQNTFLKQTDVMFLSLSVTPELDSILVLKAYAQKYGAIDGKWNITTGEKKHIYNLARKSYFAVINEGDGGLQDFIHTPNFILVDTEKQIRGVYDGTSDKEIERLINDIKTLM from the coding sequence ATGAAGATAAAAATAGGCATAGGAATTTTGTTGGTTGCATTTTCTGTACTTATTTATTTAGTAAATAAGAAGTCGGAATTGCCGATTTTGAATCCATCTGATTTTAATCCAGACCTAGTTGATACAAGTTTACATAATGAAGTAAAAGGGCATACGGTTTCAAATTTTGAAGTGCTTAACCAAAACGGGGAAACTATTACCCAAGCAAATTACAAGGACAAGGTCTATGTGGCCGATTTCTTTTTTACCCGTTGCCCTAGCATCTGCCCAGTTATGTCAAATAATATGGAAAAGTTGCAAAATACTTTTCTTAAGCAAACTGATGTTATGTTTCTTTCTTTATCGGTTACACCGGAATTGGATAGCATTCTTGTTCTAAAAGCTTACGCTCAAAAATATGGAGCAATTGATGGTAAATGGAATATTACAACAGGAGAAAAAAAACATATTTACAACCTTGCCCGGAAGAGTTATTTTGCTGTAATAAATGAAGGCGATGGGGGACTTCAAGATTTTATACATACCCCAAATTTCATTTTGGTGGATACGGAAAAACAGATACGTGGCGTCTATGATGGAACTAGCGATAAAGAAATAGAGCGATTGATTAACGACATCAAAACCTTAATGTAG